From Medicago truncatula cultivar Jemalong A17 chromosome 7, MtrunA17r5.0-ANR, whole genome shotgun sequence, a single genomic window includes:
- the LOC11433846 gene encoding amino acid transporter AVT6A: MTIGSLAPKTEKKKSSRSSRKNKAVVSENAPLLPKSQESDSGFDDFNGASFSGAVFNLATTIIGAGIMALPATLKQLGLIPGLCAILLMAFLTEKSIELLIRFTRAGKAVSYAGLMGDSFGKYGKAMAQICVIVNNIGVLIVYMIIIGDVLSGTSSSGEHHYGILEGWFGVHWWTGRTFVVLLTTVAIFTPLASFKRIDSLRFTSALSVALAVVFLVIAVGISIVKIISGGITMPRLFPAVTDATSIVNLFTVVPVFVTAYICHYNVHSIDNELEDNSQMQGVVRTALGLCSSVYLMISFFGFLLFGEGTLDDVLANFDADLGIPFGSLLNDAVRISYAAHLMLVFPVVFFPLRLNIDGLLFPKSRPLVLDNFRFASMTVSLIGVIFLGANFIPSIWDAFQFTGATAAVCIGFIFPAAITLKDRYNIATKSDKILCVVMIVLAVFSNVVAIYSDAYALIKQNKTSRE; encoded by the exons ATGACAATTGGAAGTCTTGCACCTAAGACAGAGAAGAAGAAATCATCGAGATCATCAAGGAAGAACAAGGCTGTTGTGAGTGAAAATGCACCTTTGTTGCCTAAAAGTCAGGAAAGTGATTCAGGGTTTGATGATTTCAATGGAGCTTCATTTTCCGGTGCCGTTTTCAACTTGGCGACTACGATTATTGGTGCTGGAATCATGGCTTTGCCTGCAACTTTGAAACAGTTGGGGTTGATTCCTGGTCTTTGTGCTATCCTTTTAATGGCTTTTTTGACTGAGAAGTCAATTGAGCTTTTGATTAGGTTTACAAGGGCAGGGAAAGCTGTTTCATATGCTGGTTTGATGGGTGATTCCTTTGGGAAATATGGAAAAGCTATGGCACAGATCTGTGTTATTGTCAATAACATTGGTGTGCTGATTGTTTACATGATTATCATTG GTGATGTGCTTTCTGGAACTTCTTCAAGTGGAGAACATCACTATGGTATTCTTGAAGGATGGTTTGGTGTGCACTGGTGGACTGGGAGGACATTTGTTGTTCTGCTTACAACGGTTGCTATATTTACACCCCTCGCAAGCTTTAAGCGAATTG ATTCGTTGAGATTCACATCCGCCCTTTCCGTTGCCCTGGCGGTTGTTTTTCTTGTCATTGCTGTGGGAATTTCTATTGTCAAAATTATAAGTGGAGGCATTACCATGCCGAGACTCTTCCCAGCTGTTACCGATGCAACATCAATTGTTAACCTATTCACTGTGGTTCCTGTGTTTGTGACTGCCTATATCTGTCACTACAATG TTCACAGCATAGATAATGAACTCGAGGACAACTCACAGATGCAAGGCGTTGTACGTACAGCCCTCGGTCTATGCTCATCCGTGTATTTAATGATAAGCTTCTTTGGGTTCCTCCTATTTGGTGAAGGAACTCTTGATGACGTACTTGCCAATTTCGATGCTGATCTTGGAATTCCTTTTGGTTCTTTGCTCAACGATGCTGTTCGTATTAGCTATGCTGCACACCTCATGCTTGTATTTCCAGTTGTGTTTTTCCCATTGCGACTCAATATAGATGGTCTTCTCTTCCCTAAATCAAGACCTTTGGTTCTGGATAACTTCAGATTTGCATCAATGACTGTTTCCCTTATTGGTGTTATCTTCTTGGGAGCAAATTTCATACCTAGCATTTGGGATGCTTTCCAGTTCACTGGAGCAACCGCCGCGGTCTGTATAGGATTCATCTTTCCAGCTGCCATCACTCTTAA GGATCGCTACAACATTGCGACTAAATCTGACAAGATTTTATGCGTTGTTATGATAGTCCTAGCAGTCTTCTCAAACGTTGTCGCTATATATAGTGACGCCTATGCCTTGATCAAGCAGAACAAAACTTCACGCGAATGA
- the LOC11421148 gene encoding pentatricopeptide repeat-containing protein At2g31400, chloroplastic, with product MTSTPTPPPNYSSLPAAPRNAENHHHNHKNQQNSRHSHHSTHKRPRDRWSSSSRHYSSSNSAPLAAAAVAEVGANGSGNAAAAAAAAGGRGNGRGRPAYSSTLLEGRQSRLAPEFSGRKSTRFAAKMHSGMPRVTPNKHAHSAAADEALSCLFKAGNNIAAIDNVFISYEHKLWEVEDYIYMLKEFGNTRSLLHAKKCFDFIMSKQNGRVDKGKLVSAMIGTLGRLGEINLALGLFERARLEGYGSTVHSFSAMISAFGRNGRFPDAVDLFRSMSSWGVVPNVITYNSIIDAGAKGEVSFDVVVKFYDEMIANGLMPDRLTYNSLLSVCASKGMWEMAQKLLSEMDHRCIVPDVFTYNTYLDTLCKAGQIDLARRVFEEMSSKRVWPNVVTYSAMMDGYAKANLLEDALNLYEEMKLRSVCLDRVSYNTLVGIYEKLGNLDEAIEKCKEMERSGINRDVVTYNALLSGYGKHGMYDEVRRLFEEMKARNIYPNTLTYSTMIDMYTKGEMFQEAMDVYREFKMARLEIDVVFYSAIIDTLCKNGLMESSIMLLMAMMEKGIKPNVVTFNSIIDASQQSPTLEYGVNGSSDAIDYPIEQSSPIVIDGAFQNKPGEDRILKMFEQLAAEKAGHLKKNRSGRQDKHCILWLFQKMHELNIKPNVVTFSAILNACSLCNSYEDASLLLDTLRLFDNQVYGVTNGLLMGYREQVWLSAETLFDELMCMDPSTSSAFYNALTDMLWHFGQKRGAEMVVIEGRRRNVWKGEWSISCLDLHLMSCGAACAMVHSWLLSLHSSLFQGIQLPKFVNILTGWGKHSKVLGDGTLKKAVEALLNGMGSPFRIYENNLGRLVSPGEVLTAWLTKPGVFNLLVLSDVLNHSQPAAPSHDYPTLQN from the exons ATGACTTCTACACCAACCCCTCCACCAAACTACTCCTCACTCCCTGCTGCTCCTAGAAATGCTGAAAATCATCATCACAAtcacaaaaatcaacaaaacagtAGACATAGTCACCATAGTACTCATAAACGTCCTAGAGACCGTTGGTCTTCGTCTTCTAGGCACTATTCCAGCTCAAACTCTGCACCTTtagctgctgctgctgttgctgAAGTTGGTGCCAATGGAAGTGGaaatgctgctgctgctgctgctgctgctggtGGCAGGGGCAATGGCAGAGGCAGACCTGCATATTCCTCCACTTTGCTGGAGGGCAGGCAATCAAGGTTGGCTCCTGAATTTTCTGGGAGGAAATCAACGCGGTTTGCGGCCAAGATGCATTCTGGAATGCCGAGGGTGACTCCAAATAAACATGCTCACAGTGCTGCGGCTGACGAGGCACTTAGCTGTCTATTCAAAGCTGGTAACAATATCGCTGCTAttgataatgtttttatttcatatgAACATAAGTTATGGGAGGTTGAAGATTATATTTACATGCTAAAAGAGTTTGGTAATACTCGTAGTCTTTTGCATGCTAAAAAGTGTTTTGATTTCATTATGTCGAAACAAAATGGGAGGGTTGATAAAGGCAAGTTAGTTAGTGCTATGATTGGCACTCTTGGTAGGTTAGGGGAGATTAATCTTGCTTTGGGATTGTTTGAAAGAGCTAGGCTTGAAGGGTATGGAAGCACTGTGCATTCCTTTTCGGCCATGATTAGTGCATTTGGCCGAAATGGCCGCTTCCCTGATGCCGTGGATTTGTTCAGGTCCATGAGTAGCTGGGGAGTTGTACCTAATGTGATAACGTACAATTCAATCATTGATGCTGGGGCGAAAGGGGAAGTGAGTTTTGATGTAGTCGTTAAGTTTTACGATGAAATGATAGCCAACGGCTTAATGCCAGATCGGCTTACTTACAACTCACTCCTTTCTGTTTGCGCATCGAAGGGCATGTGGGAAATGGCTCAAAAATTATTGAGTGAAATGGACCACAGGTGTATTGTTCCCGATGTGTTTACTTATAACACATATTTGGACACCTTGTGTAAGGCAGGCCAAATTGATTTGGCTAGAAGGGTATTTGAAGAGATGTCGTCGAAGAGAGTTTGGCCAAATGTGGTGACTTACAGTGCAATGATGGATGGCTATGCCAAGGCCAACCTCTTGGAAGACGCCCTAAACCTGTATGAAGAAATGAAGCTCCGATCTGTTTGTCTTGATAGAGTGTCCTATAACACACTCGTCGGAATCTACGAGAAGCTCGGCAATCTTGATGAAGCTATTGAGAAGTGCAAAGAGATGGAGAGAAGCGGAATCAATAGAGATGTAGTAACCTACAATGCTCTTTTGTCCGGGTATGGCAAGCATGGCATGTATGATGAAGTTAGAAGACTATTTGAGGAGATGAAGGCTCGGAATATATATCCAAATACGCTAACTTACTCTACAATGATCGATATGTACACTAAAGGTGAAATGTTTCAGGAAGCGATGGATGTTTATAGAGAGTTCAAGATGGCAAGATTGGAGATTGACGTCGTCTTTTATAGTGCAATCATAGATACACTATGCAAAAACGGTTTAATGGAGTCTTCTATTATGTTGCTTATGGCAATGATGGAGAAAGGAATAAAGCCAAATGTGGTCACTTTCAACTCCATAATTGATGCATCTCAACAATCGCCAACTTTGGAGTATGGAGTTAATGGATCTTCTGATGCCATTGACTATCCGATTGAACAATCGTCTCCTATTGTTATTGATGGTGCTTTTCAGAATAAGCCGGGGGAGGACCGGATTTTGAAGATGTTCGAGCAACTTGCTGCTGAAAAAGCTGGTCATTTAAAGAAGAATAGAAGTGGACGACAAGACAAACACTGCATATTGTGGCTCTTCCAAAAAATGCATGAGCTGAACATTAAACCAAATGTTGTCACATTTTCAGCCATTTTGAATGCTTGcag TCTCTGCAATTCATATGAGGATGCTTCATTGCTGTTAGACACGCTCCGCTTGTTTGATAATCAAGTGTATGGTGTCACCAATGGACTGTTAATGGGTTACAGAGAACAAGTATGGCTAAGTGCTGAGACTCTGTTCGATGAACTCATGTGTATGGATCCTTCAACTTCGTCTGCCTTTTATAACGCCCTCACTGATATGCTGTGGCACTTTGGTCAG AAACGCGGAGCTGAAATGGTTGTAATTGAAGGGAGACGCCGAAATGTGTGGAAAGGCGAATGGTCAATTTCTTGCTTGGATCTGCATCTGATGTCTTGTGGTGCTGCTTGTGCAATGGTTCATTCATGGTTGCTCAGTTTGCATAGTTCTCTTTTTCAAGGCATTCAACTGCCTAAGTTTGTCAA catTTTAACTGGCTGGGGAAAGCACAGTAAAGTGCTTGGAGATGGAACTTTAAAAAAGGCTGTTGAAGCACTCCTAAATGGCATGGGCTCCCCCTTCAGAATTTATGAGAATAATTTGGGAAGATTGGTGTCTCCTGGAGAAGTGCTGACTGCTTGGTTGACAAAACCTGGAGTTTTCAACTTGCTTGTTCTGTCTGATGTCCTAAATCATTCTCAACCAGCTGCTCCATCACATGATTATCCTACTCTTCAAAATTAG
- the LOC11434812 gene encoding pentatricopeptide repeat-containing protein At3g29290, translating to MLNFSFQFHNSVPCCLHKHGYYSFLTHHTNVICSNNHLSNNVVLFSQQPNCYVPSIGSLGFHHSTTPLLSKNNKIVPQQNFYNVDVNDEYDDVVDNFDYDEDENDEKREEFDLSFVSNKKLSPLGELEQDGDVYFGAEKELGPLGEVEEEDVDVSFVAEKDLQRQGSKVVNENGVIFLEEMDENVLSNRILELSRTNKIRSAMEYFRSMKMFGLCPNNHACNSLLSGLLRNGSFDDCFKVFDFTKEKGMTTGHTYSLILMACAKGQGCDSAVEFFRKLERECDVEKGFDAVVYNTMISICKEVDNWSEIERLWRSMKENGCDRTLVTYRLLISSFVRCNQSELSLYAYHEMVHNGFEPNSNILNSIICVCAKEGKWDEALSVFQKMLTSDFKPNLVACNVLINSLGKEGELKLAFQVYNTMKSFGQKPDAYTYNALMSSLNKANKHNEALKIFNRIERSQICEFNKHLYNTALMSCSELRLWDRAVEILWKMEASGLSDLTVSYNLVIRTCELVKKPKIAWQVYEHMVHQNCSPNIFTYLSIIRCCTRGELYEELEEILNKTVPNAALYNAAVQGMCLRGNINLANEVYTKMLEHGLEPDVKTRVLMHPTIRK from the exons ATGTTGAATTTCTCTTTTCAGTTTCACAATTCTGTTCCCTGTTGTCTTCATAAACATGGTTATTACTCTTTTCTTACTCATCATACAAATGTTATTTGTAGTAATAATCACCTTAGCaacaatgttgttttgttttcacAACAACCAAATTGTTATGTTCCCTCAATTGGGTCATTAGGGTTTCATCATTCCACCACACCACTCCTGTCTAAGAACAATAAGATTGTTCCTCAACaaaatttttataatgttgatgttaatgatgaatatgatgatgttgttgataattttgattatgatgaagatgaGAACGATGAAAAAAGAGAGGAATTTGATTTATCTTTTGTGTCCAATAAGAAATTGTCTCCTTTAGGAGAACTGGAACAAGATGGTGATGTGTATTTTGGGGCGGAGAAGGAATTGGGTCCCTTGGGagaagtggaagaagaagatgttGATGTGTCTTTTGTGGCGGAGAAGGATTTGCAACGCCAGGGTTCGAAAGTTGTGAATGAGAATGGAGTTATTTTTTTGGAGGAAATGGATGAGAATGTGTTATCTAATAGGATTTTGGAGCTTAGTAGAACTAATAAGATTAGGAGTGCAATGGAGTATTTTAGGTCAATGAAAATGTTCGGTCTTTGTCCGAATAATCATGCTTGTAATTCTCTTTTGTCTGGTCTTCTGAGAAATGGGTCGTTTGACGATTGCTTTAAAGTATTCGATTTTACGAAAGAGAAAGGGATGACTACGGGACATACTTATAGCTTGATTCTTATGGCATGTGCGAAAGGTCAAGGATGTGATTCGGCTGTTGAATTCTTCAGAAAACTAGAAAGGGAGTGTGATGTGGAGAAGGGTTTTGATGCCGTTGTTTACAACACAATGATATCAATTTGTAAGGAAGTTGACAATTGGAGTGAAATAGAGAGGTTGTGGAGGAGTATGAAGGAAAATGGGTGTGATCGGACACTGGTTACGTATCGCCTGTTAATTAGTAGTTTTGTACGTTGTAACCAAAGTGAGCTTTCTCTTTATGCTTACCATGAAATGGTTCATAATGGATTTGAACCAAACAGCAATATATTAAATTCAATCATTTGTGTATGTGCTAAAGAGGGAAAATGGGACGAAGCATTAAGCGTCTTTCAGAAAATGTTGACAAGTGACTTCAAACCGAACTTAGTTGCGTGCAATGTATTGATTAACTCACTTGGAAAGGAAGGGGAACTCAAACTGGCATTTCAGGTATACAATACGATGAAATCGTTTGGCCAAAAACCAGATGCGTACACATACAACGCTCTAATGAGTTCTCTCAACAAGGCCAATAAACACAATGAAGCTCTCAAGATTTTCAATCGGATTGAAAGAAGTCAGATTTGTGAATTCAACAAACATTTATACAATACTGCTTTGATGTCTTGTTCGGAGCTTCGGCTGTGGGATAGAGCTGTTGAAATTCTGTGGAAAATGGAAGCTTCTGGACTGTCTGATTTGACAGTTTCGTATAACCTAGTGATCAGGACTTGTGAGCTTGTGAAAAAGCCGAAAATTGCATGGCAGGTGTATGAGCATATGGTTCACCAGAATTGCAGTCCAAACATATTTACTTATCTGTCCATAATAAGATGCTGTACTAGAGGAGAGCTCTATGAAGAACTAGAAGAAATTCTAAAT AAAACTGTGCCAAATGCTGCTCTTTATAATGCTGCTGTTCAAGGGATGTGCTTACGTGGCAACATTAACTTGGCAAATGAGGTTTACACAAAAATGCTGGAGCACGGTCTTGAACCTGATGTCAAAACACGAGTACTGATGCATCCTACGATAagaaaatag
- the LOC11421149 gene encoding putative UPF0481 protein At3g02645: MSNFRPILANDSKTNFDELEWVIKIRESLDKELDDDIEFIVSIFNVPKPLLASDPDSYTPQQIAIGPYHFWRQELYEMEIYKIASTKRFQSQLQSLKLEHIVDQLIRLEHKIRSCYHKYLNFNVETLMWMMVVDASFLLEFLQIYTIQDETMILSFSSRMSHLFDYGGRKLGHNAILKDIVMLENQIPLFILRKMLEFKFTSLELADDMLILMFIGLYKEISPFKVMEHDYSDIVVSECAHLLDFLYNMIVPKLDEQSDLVVELENQHNDNVDDEKSYMKYVKKFLCEVCRLFSKLKTILISLFKKLKQCRAIKVFTWLPWAIISNLPGMGIIKQPVEYFLFSKEKETTKAENDITNNSLLIDEIAIPSVLELSKSGVSFVATKGDISTIWFDVKTTTLYLPTIGLDINTEVFMRNLVAYEASTSSGPLVFARYTELMNGIIDTEEDARILREKGVILNHLKSDQEVANLWNGMNKSIKLTRVPFLDKVIEDVNQHYNGNVSIKVWKFMKVYVFSSWQFLTFLAVVFLLFLMSLQVFCSFYRCNARNHVKVIR, translated from the coding sequence atgTCTAACTTTAGACCTATATTAGCAAATGATTCCAAAACCAATTTTGATGAGCTTGAGTGGGTGATTAAAATACGTGAGTCCTTAGATAAAGAACTTGATGATGATATTGAATTTATTGTATCTATCTTCAATGTACCAAAGCCACTTTTGGCTAGTGATCCAGATTCTTATACTCCTCAACAAATTGCAATTGGACCTTACCATTTTTGGCGTCAAGAGCTTTATGAAATGGAGATATATAAGATTGCTTCAACAAAAAGATTCCAAAGCCAATTACAAAGTCTCAAGTTAGAACATATTGTTGACCAATTGATAAGGTTAGAGCACAAAATTAGATCATGCTaccataaatatttaaattttaatgttgaaaCATTGATGTGGATGATGGTTGTTGATGCCTCATTTTTATTAGAATTCCTACAAATTTACACTATTCAAGATGAAACTATGATACTAAGTTTTTCCTCAAGGATGTCACATTTGTTTGATTATGGAGGGAGGAAATTAGGTCATAATGCAATCTTGAAAGACATAGTAATGCTTGAAAATCAAatccctttatttattttgagaaaGATGTTGGAGTTTAAATTCACATCACTTGAATTAGCAGATGACATGTTGATATTAATGTTTATAGGATTGTATAAAGAGATTTCTCCTTTCAAAGTGATGGAACATGACTATTCAGATATCGTTGTCTCTGAGTGTGCGCATCTGTTAGATTTTTTGTATAACATGATTGTGCCTAAATTGGACGAACAATCAGATCTAGTAGTCGAATTGGAAAATCAACACAACGATAACGTAGACGACGAAAAATCGTATATGAAATACGTTAAGAAATTCCTATGTGAAGTTTGTAGGTTGTTTTCGAAATTGAAGACAATATTAATAAGCTTATTTAAGAAACTCAAGCAATGTAGAGCCATAAAAGTTTTCACTTGGTTGCCTTGGGCAATCATTTCTAACCTTCCTGGAATGGGAATTATAAAGCAACCGGTCGAATACTTTCTTTTctctaaagaaaaagaaactacCAAAGCAGAAAATGATATCACAAACAATTCATTGTTAATCGATGAAATCGCTATTCCTTCGGTTTTAGAACTATCAAAATCCGGAGTTAGTTTCGTAGCTACTAAAGGAGACATATCGACTATTTGGTTTGATGTAAAAACAACTACACTTTACCTTCCAACAATTGGTTTAGATATTAACACTGAAGTGTTCATGAGAAACTTAGTTGCTTATGAAGCATCAACATCATCAGGACCATTGGTTTTCGCGCGTTATACCGAGTTGATGAATGGAATCATAGACACTGAGGAAGATGCAAGGATTCTTAGAGAAAAAGGGGTTATTTTGAACCATTTAAAAAGTGATCAAGAGGTGGCTAATTTGTGGAATGGAATGAACAAATCCATCAAATTGACAAGGGTTCCATTCTTGGATAAGGTCATTGAGGATGTTAACCAACATTATAATGGTAATGTGAGTATCAAAGTTTGGAAGTTCATGAAGGTTTATGTGTTTTCTTCATGGCAATTTCTTACTTTTCTTGCTGTTGtctttctcttgtttttgaTGTCATTGCAAGTCTTTTGTTCTTTCTATAGATGTAATGCTAGAAATCATGTCAAGGTGATTAGATGA